In one Saccharibacillus brassicae genomic region, the following are encoded:
- a CDS encoding chemotaxis protein CheA, with translation MDMNQYLSMFIDESNDHLQSLNEKMLELEGSPEDISIVQVIFRSAHTLKGMAATMGFEDLAALTHQMENVLDLVRNDKLKMQNFIFDTLFKSLDALDAMVQDITQGGEGKADVTAIVASLQSIVRGEVPSSEGSVPSAAGASAPASPNAVSGVPISKKQIQLDEFQHSILKQSLTAGHRVLYIEVSIREDCQLKAARAYMVFDLLERSGEVVKSHPTVQEIEQEKFDRSFSLYFITEKDPEELQSMILNLSEIEDAKLVSIDMDTLSQLAEKLEADVEEEAPAVIEAAVVEAAPAAAADKDKPAAAKKVVAAPSRTIRVDIERLDVLMNLFSELLIDRVRLEQLATEIKSQELTESVEHMGRVSSDLQNIVMKLRMVAIDTVFNRFPRMVRDLAKSLGKKLDLVITGAETELDRTVIDEIGDPLVHLLRNSVDHGIESIAERVAAGKPETGTVNLRAFHSGNHVFIEIEDDGKGIDRHKILASALKKGVVTEDESRSMTDEQVYQLLFAPGFSTAEVISDISGRGVGLDVVKSKIASLGGHVAVTSTLGQGTLFSVQLPLTLSIISAMMIRLGSEKYAIPLSSIVETGIIRKEQVRNVHGSKLIPYRDAHIPLMSLSRFFDAVDYNEEDEEETEIVVIRKGDRLAALAIDSFIGQNEIVIKNLGKYLPQVPGISGATILGDGQVALILDPNALIK, from the coding sequence ATGGACATGAATCAGTATCTATCTATGTTTATTGATGAGTCGAATGATCATCTGCAATCGTTGAACGAAAAAATGCTGGAACTTGAGGGCAGCCCCGAGGATATTAGCATCGTGCAAGTTATTTTCCGCTCCGCGCACACCTTGAAAGGCATGGCGGCCACAATGGGATTCGAAGACTTGGCCGCGCTTACCCACCAAATGGAGAACGTGCTCGATCTGGTGCGCAACGACAAGCTGAAAATGCAAAACTTCATTTTCGATACGCTGTTCAAAAGTCTCGACGCGCTTGACGCAATGGTGCAAGATATTACGCAGGGCGGCGAAGGCAAAGCGGACGTTACGGCGATCGTCGCTTCCCTGCAGTCGATCGTGCGCGGCGAAGTGCCGAGCAGCGAAGGATCGGTGCCCTCGGCCGCTGGCGCTTCGGCTCCGGCATCCCCGAACGCCGTTTCGGGCGTTCCGATCTCCAAAAAACAGATCCAGCTGGACGAATTCCAACATTCCATTCTCAAACAATCGCTCACGGCAGGACATCGGGTACTCTATATCGAAGTTTCCATACGGGAGGATTGCCAACTGAAAGCGGCTCGCGCCTACATGGTCTTCGATCTGCTCGAACGAAGCGGCGAAGTCGTCAAGTCCCATCCGACCGTTCAGGAAATCGAGCAGGAGAAATTCGATCGCAGTTTCTCGCTTTATTTCATTACCGAAAAAGATCCGGAAGAACTGCAGTCGATGATTTTGAACCTGTCGGAAATCGAAGATGCGAAATTGGTCTCGATCGACATGGACACGCTGAGCCAACTGGCGGAGAAACTCGAAGCGGACGTCGAAGAAGAAGCGCCGGCCGTCATCGAAGCGGCAGTCGTGGAAGCGGCACCTGCAGCGGCAGCCGACAAAGACAAACCGGCAGCCGCCAAAAAAGTGGTCGCCGCGCCTTCGCGGACGATCCGCGTCGATATCGAACGTCTCGACGTGCTGATGAATCTGTTCAGCGAGCTGCTGATCGACCGGGTCCGGCTTGAACAGCTGGCCACGGAAATCAAAAGCCAGGAACTGACCGAATCGGTCGAGCATATGGGCCGCGTCAGCAGCGATTTGCAGAATATCGTCATGAAGCTGCGGATGGTCGCGATTGATACGGTGTTCAACCGCTTCCCGCGCATGGTGCGCGATCTGGCGAAGTCGCTCGGCAAAAAGCTCGACCTGGTCATCACGGGAGCCGAGACCGAACTCGACCGTACCGTCATCGACGAGATCGGCGATCCGCTCGTCCACCTGCTGCGCAACTCGGTCGATCACGGCATCGAATCGATCGCCGAGCGCGTAGCCGCGGGCAAACCGGAGACGGGTACCGTCAACCTGCGCGCTTTCCACAGCGGCAACCATGTCTTCATCGAAATCGAAGATGACGGCAAAGGCATCGATCGGCACAAAATTCTGGCTTCGGCGCTCAAAAAAGGCGTCGTGACCGAAGACGAGTCGCGTTCGATGACGGACGAGCAGGTATATCAACTGCTGTTCGCTCCGGGCTTCAGCACGGCGGAAGTGATCTCCGACATTTCGGGACGCGGCGTCGGCCTCGACGTCGTCAAGTCCAAGATCGCTTCCCTGGGCGGCCATGTCGCGGTGACGTCGACGCTCGGCCAAGGCACGCTGTTCTCGGTCCAGCTTCCGTTGACGCTGTCGATCATCTCCGCGATGATGATTCGTCTCGGTTCGGAGAAATACGCGATCCCGCTGTCTTCCATCGTGGAGACCGGTATCATCCGCAAAGAACAGGTCCGCAACGTGCACGGCAGCAAACTGATTCCTTATCGGGATGCCCACATTCCTCTCATGTCGCTGAGCCGCTTCTTCGACGCCGTGGATTACAACGAAGAGGATGAAGAAGAAACGGAGATCGTCGTTATTCGCAAAGGCGATCGCCTGGCGGCTTTGGCCATCGACTCGTTCATCGGCCAAAACGAAATCGTCATCAAGAACCTGGGCAAATACCTGCCTCAAGTTCCGGGGATTTCCGGCGCTACGATACTCGGGGACGGCCAGGTGGCTTTGATTCTCGATCCGAACGCGCTGATCAAATAA
- a CDS encoding chemotaxis protein CheW, with amino-acid sequence MAEQIKVIVFALGNEEYGIDVDKVRTIERMMPITRVPKTYSFIKGVINLRGVVIPVIDLRGRFNLEETTYTDQTRIIIVAVGDMEVGFIVDAANDVVDLDRDNIDSPPEVVGGVKAKYLDGVAKVGEDRLLIMLNLAEVLNRGEVAHLEQLED; translated from the coding sequence GTGGCAGAACAAATTAAGGTAATCGTGTTTGCATTGGGTAATGAAGAGTACGGTATCGACGTGGATAAAGTGCGCACGATCGAGCGCATGATGCCGATTACGCGCGTACCGAAAACGTACTCCTTTATCAAAGGGGTCATCAATTTGCGCGGTGTGGTCATTCCGGTCATCGACCTGAGAGGCCGGTTCAACCTGGAAGAGACGACGTACACCGATCAGACCCGGATTATTATCGTGGCTGTCGGCGATATGGAAGTCGGCTTTATCGTCGATGCGGCCAACGACGTCGTCGATCTCGACCGCGACAATATCGATTCGCCTCCGGAAGTCGTCGGCGGAGTCAAAGCGAAGTATTTGGACGGAGTGGCCAAAGTCGGCGAAGATCGTCTGCTGATCATGTTGAATCTGGCGGAAGTGCTGAATCGCGGTGAAGTAGCCCACCTCGAACAGCTTGAGGATTAA
- a CDS encoding chemotaxis protein CheC has product MEIYSKLEGFKLDVLKEVGNIGAGHAATALSQLLNKPIDMAVPKVQLLPFEDIAEKVGGAEKIVLTVFFRVEGDAPGNLFYIMAPEAGKSLLRRLGAFVPTEGLELSEMEQSALGEIGNILAGSYLSSLADFTNLAMSPTVPALALDMAGAILSYGMIQFGEMGDAALLIDTTFVQGNDEVEGQFFLIPDPESFNKIFTALGVPFDND; this is encoded by the coding sequence ATGGAAATTTATTCGAAACTGGAAGGCTTCAAGCTTGACGTACTGAAGGAAGTCGGCAATATCGGCGCCGGTCATGCCGCCACCGCGTTATCCCAGCTGCTGAACAAACCGATCGACATGGCAGTACCCAAAGTACAGCTTCTTCCGTTCGAAGACATTGCGGAAAAGGTGGGCGGCGCGGAAAAAATCGTGCTGACCGTCTTTTTCCGGGTCGAAGGAGACGCTCCGGGCAATCTGTTCTACATTATGGCGCCTGAAGCCGGCAAGTCGCTCCTGCGCCGTCTTGGCGCTTTCGTGCCGACGGAAGGATTGGAACTGTCGGAGATGGAGCAGTCCGCTCTTGGCGAAATCGGCAACATTTTGGCCGGCTCGTATCTGTCGTCCCTGGCCGACTTTACGAATCTGGCGATGTCACCTACCGTTCCCGCGCTTGCGCTGGATATGGCGGGGGCGATTCTCAGCTACGGAATGATCCAGTTCGGAGAGATGGGCGATGCGGCGCTGTTGATCGACACGACATTCGTACAAGGCAACGATGAGGTTGAGGGACAATTTTTCCTCATCCCCGATCCGGAATCGTTCAACAAAATCTTTACGGCGCTCGGAGTTCCGTTCGACAATGACTGA
- a CDS encoding chemotaxis protein CheD, whose product MTDGQNLVKVGMADLNVVGNSGILRTTGLGSCVGLTLYDPQVKVAGMAHVMLPTSDIARESQINIAKYADTALPALVDRLVDLGASKRRLVAKMAGGAQMFAFAGSGDTMRIGPRNVESCKEMLKKLGISLFAEDTGANYGRTIEISSETGILTIRSVQKGVKEL is encoded by the coding sequence ATGACTGACGGACAAAATCTGGTCAAAGTCGGCATGGCCGATCTCAACGTAGTCGGGAATTCCGGAATTCTTCGTACCACGGGACTCGGCTCCTGCGTCGGCTTGACACTGTACGATCCGCAGGTCAAAGTGGCCGGTATGGCTCACGTCATGCTGCCTACGTCGGATATCGCTCGGGAAAGTCAAATCAATATTGCCAAGTATGCGGATACGGCCCTGCCGGCGCTGGTCGACCGATTGGTGGATCTGGGCGCTTCCAAACGGCGGCTGGTCGCCAAAATGGCCGGCGGGGCGCAGATGTTCGCGTTTGCCGGAAGCGGAGATACGATGCGTATCGGTCCGCGCAACGTGGAATCGTGCAAAGAAATGCTCAAAAAACTGGGCATATCGCTGTTTGCCGAAGATACGGGAGCCAATTACGGCCGAACGATTGAAATCAGTTCGGAAACGGGGATTTTGACCATACGCAGCGTTCAAAAAGGGGTAAAGGAATTGTAG
- a CDS encoding FliA/WhiG family RNA polymerase sigma factor: MDERKSGQLNHLDLWIRWKEHNDIEAKKKLIENHLSIVDYVSSRLAVGLPKNVSKDDLASNGVMGLIDAIEKFDYKRGLQFETYASWRVRGAILDGLRQGDWVPRSVREKAKKIEEAYQRLEQENMRGASDLEMSEFLGISEKEFQQMLQDVSVMSLVSLEDPIRDEESETRISVLVDEKAKNPDHKVNEFYLKEALAKGIDKLTEKERIVISLLYFEDLSLSEIAEVMSLSPSRISQLHSKAILRLRGTLDKQKSLLMQDR; this comes from the coding sequence ATGGATGAACGCAAATCCGGTCAGTTGAACCACCTGGATTTATGGATTCGCTGGAAAGAGCATAACGATATCGAAGCCAAGAAGAAACTGATCGAGAATCACTTATCCATTGTCGATTACGTCTCTTCGCGACTGGCGGTGGGACTCCCGAAAAACGTGTCCAAAGACGATCTGGCAAGCAACGGGGTCATGGGGCTAATCGACGCAATCGAAAAATTCGATTATAAACGGGGTCTTCAATTCGAGACTTACGCTTCCTGGCGGGTACGGGGTGCGATTCTCGACGGACTGCGCCAAGGCGATTGGGTGCCTCGGTCGGTGCGGGAAAAAGCGAAAAAGATCGAGGAAGCTTACCAAAGGCTGGAACAGGAAAACATGCGGGGCGCTTCGGACCTGGAGATGAGCGAGTTTTTGGGCATTTCCGAAAAAGAATTCCAGCAGATGCTTCAGGACGTATCGGTCATGTCGCTTGTGTCGCTGGAAGATCCGATCCGCGACGAAGAATCGGAGACCCGGATTTCGGTGCTGGTCGACGAAAAAGCCAAAAATCCCGATCACAAAGTGAACGAGTTTTATTTGAAGGAAGCTTTGGCGAAAGGGATCGACAAGCTGACCGAAAAAGAGCGGATCGTCATCTCGCTGCTGTATTTCGAAGACTTGTCGCTGAGCGAGATCGCGGAAGTCATGTCGCTGTCTCCTTCGCGCATATCGCAGCTGCACTCCAAAGCGATTTTGCGTCTGCGCGGAACGCTGGACAAGCAAAAAAGCCTGCTTATGCAGGATCGGTAA
- a CDS encoding DUF342 domain-containing protein: protein MVEHLALDRHLAVVFEPSKMSARLRFLKAEEDFACTEESLNQFLHDHDVRFGLLQDRIAAFVASPQTYALEDFEIARGLAPIDGKDGYIEFMFEQEDEARPMEREDGRVDYKELIRLKNVGKGQLLARRHASRPGTSGTTVTGEEAPFKPGKEIRFKVGKNVVTDENHTSLYATIEGMVSRTDNGKINVFTVYEVHGDVDYSSGNVDFVGTVVIRGSVLPGFRVKAAGDIRVQGGVEGAELFAEGSIEITGGIIGYHKGIVKAGMNVKSSFIQDGNVEAGDTIFVSQSIMHSEVRAGKDVICGGTKGLIVGGHVQAGESVTARTIGNTMATATAIEVGVLPNLRNELADLHNKLREAADNVQKTTQALGMLDQMAQAGTLNADKLALRAKLSVTKRQQEKNRADVKERIFEIEHILEDASRARVVVNDTIYGGAKVVIGRYTKFLKETASRVSFQYQEGDIVMSANR from the coding sequence GTGGTTGAACATCTGGCTTTGGACCGGCATCTTGCTGTCGTATTCGAGCCCTCCAAAATGTCGGCCCGTTTGCGTTTCTTGAAAGCGGAAGAAGACTTTGCTTGTACGGAAGAGAGTTTGAACCAATTTTTGCACGATCACGATGTCCGGTTCGGGCTGCTGCAGGATCGTATCGCTGCGTTCGTCGCCTCGCCGCAAACGTATGCTTTGGAAGACTTTGAAATTGCCAGGGGGCTCGCGCCGATCGATGGCAAAGACGGTTACATTGAATTCATGTTCGAACAAGAAGACGAAGCCAGACCGATGGAACGCGAAGACGGCCGAGTCGACTACAAAGAACTGATCCGTCTCAAAAACGTGGGCAAAGGCCAGCTGTTGGCCCGCAGACACGCTTCCCGGCCGGGAACGTCGGGCACCACGGTAACGGGAGAAGAAGCTCCGTTCAAACCCGGCAAGGAAATTCGATTCAAAGTCGGAAAAAACGTCGTGACGGACGAAAATCATACATCGCTGTACGCGACGATCGAAGGCATGGTCAGTCGGACGGATAACGGAAAAATCAACGTATTTACCGTCTATGAAGTGCACGGTGACGTGGATTACAGCAGCGGCAACGTCGATTTCGTGGGTACTGTCGTGATCCGGGGCAGCGTGCTGCCGGGATTCCGCGTCAAAGCGGCCGGAGACATCCGGGTCCAGGGAGGCGTCGAAGGCGCCGAATTGTTTGCCGAAGGCTCGATCGAAATCACGGGCGGAATTATCGGTTACCATAAAGGCATCGTCAAAGCCGGAATGAACGTGAAAAGTTCGTTTATTCAGGACGGCAACGTGGAAGCCGGAGATACGATCTTCGTCTCGCAGAGCATTATGCATTCCGAAGTAAGAGCCGGAAAAGACGTCATTTGCGGCGGAACCAAAGGGCTAATCGTCGGCGGGCATGTCCAGGCGGGCGAAAGTGTGACGGCCAGAACGATCGGGAACACGATGGCGACGGCCACGGCAATCGAAGTAGGCGTTCTGCCGAATCTTCGCAATGAATTGGCGGACCTACATAACAAATTGCGCGAAGCCGCCGACAATGTGCAAAAAACGACGCAGGCGCTCGGGATGCTGGATCAAATGGCGCAGGCCGGTACGTTGAACGCCGACAAGCTGGCACTTCGCGCCAAACTGAGCGTGACCAAGCGGCAGCAGGAAAAAAACCGGGCCGACGTCAAAGAACGGATCTTCGAAATCGAACACATTTTGGAAGATGCCAGCCGGGCGCGCGTCGTCGTGAACGATACGATTTACGGAGGCGCCAAAGTTGTTATCGGTCGTTACACCAAATTTCTGAAGGAAACGGCATCTCGGGTGTCTTTTCAATATCAGGAAGGCGATATCGTCATGTCCGCAAATCGCTGA
- a CDS encoding DUF2802 domain-containing protein — protein sequence MNDAWLYVVLLGAAAVVYAFLIPKASASKPSSGSDRVVKEVEQTLEQYMAEMEKENDDLVNLLVQIRQETGAKQLSLQEQLGEMRTRLSEMERTTGKHEAKIEQLSAIEAPLATMRIARDAFVQPAGEPAAIAPAPEPELEAEPEDSVRNRYPQLFELHDQGKSVDAIAKATGLQRGEIQLILRLAKREEA from the coding sequence ATGAACGATGCCTGGCTTTACGTGGTTCTGCTCGGAGCTGCGGCCGTCGTGTATGCCTTTCTTATTCCGAAGGCATCGGCGTCCAAGCCCTCTTCCGGGAGCGATCGCGTCGTAAAAGAAGTGGAACAAACCCTTGAACAGTACATGGCCGAAATGGAAAAAGAAAATGACGACCTGGTCAACCTGCTGGTGCAAATCCGCCAGGAGACCGGGGCCAAGCAGCTGTCGCTGCAAGAACAGCTCGGAGAAATGCGTACCCGCTTGTCGGAAATGGAACGCACGACAGGCAAGCATGAAGCCAAAATCGAGCAGCTGTCCGCTATCGAAGCGCCGCTTGCGACGATGCGGATCGCCCGGGATGCTTTCGTTCAGCCGGCAGGCGAACCTGCGGCGATCGCGCCCGCCCCGGAACCGGAACTTGAAGCGGAGCCGGAAGATTCCGTACGCAACCGCTACCCTCAGCTTTTCGAGCTGCACGATCAGGGCAAATCGGTGGATGCCATCGCTAAAGCGACAGGGCTCCAGCGAGGCGAGATCCAGCTGATTTTGCGGTTGGCGAAAAGGGAGGAAGCGTAG